The following is a genomic window from Anas acuta chromosome 3, bAnaAcu1.1, whole genome shotgun sequence.
cggcgccagCTCGGCGGGGCGGGGACTCGCGTCACGtcctgggggctgccccgggggcggccgcggccggccgggcaggggctggcGGGCGGGGAGGGCGTCCTCACAGGATAGTCAGGGTTGGaagagatcatctggtccaaccatccccctaccaccaccatcacccactaaaccatgtccccaagcaccacgtccaacctctccttgaacacccccagggatggtgactccaccacctccctgggcaacccgtcctagtgcctgactgctctttctgaggagaaatgtctcctcattgccaacctgaacccCCAAATAACAAAGGCACCATGCACCGGTTTGCCTCTTTTCTCGCCCTGTTGTGCATTCCCTTCCTCACAAACCCGCAGTGGGTCTGACCGGCCTTGCGATGGGTTACAGAAACACCGCGCTCGCAGCTTctggcaggggcagccccaagTTCACATTGGTGCAAGGACAATGCACTGTcatggtgcttttttttcctgctctattTTATAGCTGATATGCCAGCATCTAATTTGCTCACAGAGAAATGGTGAAATGCTTGATCAGTGGGCCAGAGCTGTCCTGGGCGGCAGGCAGCGAGCACGACAGCACCCGCTACGCCAGCCGGTGCCCCTGGTCCCTGTGTAGAGTTTCATCTCGTTTTCTCTGTATCTACCCCCATTAGGAGGCATTTTAGTTTCCGTAAGCATGGGAAATGGCTCCATGCAGAATTATATCTTGGATAGGAGCTGGTGTATGCTCTCCTTCCAGTCAAGCAACAGCAGATGAGCAGAGAGATCAGTTACAGACAAATTAGAAAGGGGCTTATGCAGAGGAAATCTCCAAACATACATCAGATGTCAGTTGAAAATAAAGATATAGAGACACAGATGAGTATTACTAAGCTCTGTACTTGTATTTTGGTGACAATTTCAAGTAAAGACACATGAAAGCAGGCTTTAAGTCATTCtacattttaaagtgttttgcaAATTCAGATGCCAATTTTGATGTGAATCCTAAAGCATGCATATCCAGGAATCCTGGAGAGAATTACGTAGAACCGAGTGAAAATTAGTCTGTACTTACTAGGTAGCAAACCTCAATCGCATTCAATATATGGAGTGACTCAAGTTATGAGAAGCCAAAATATGATGAAGGCTCTAATTAAAGCAGGCTGAATCTGTCTTGTGCGCTCTTAGTAGTCATGCACTtgtggaaggagaagaaaggtaGGCTCTAGATGAAAGGATTAGAAGCATGTGTTGTTCTTCCATATGCAGCTTTAATCCAGTGTAATGATAGCATTATGGACTGGCTGATGATGATAGGGTGAGGTAAGTGATATTCTTGCTAATTTATCGGTAAATGTTATAGGGATAAGCTGTCCTCACAAAGGAAAGAGCTTCCCCCGTTCCTTTTCCATGTTTGCACATAGGGAGACTGGGAACCCTTCAGCAATAGCTGCCTTGTTCATATCTTTTGATGTTAAGATGTTCCTGCTTGCTGGAAATACAGCTAGCTTTAAGCCAGTTAGCTTTAAGAACAATCAGGAAAAGCCTGGAGTTGCTTCACTGAGTCATGTTGGTACTACCAATGAGAGGAAAACATCAAATCCAAGGACTCTAGTTGCAGTTAGAAAGGTCAGACTTAAGTATGTTGTTtgatgaaagtaaaataaatttgtataaCATGAACACTATCAAAAACTGTATTTGGAATTTTTTATGGAAATTTGTATGGAAAACAGAGCATTTGTATCTTTAAGTTCTGTGATAGCTTAAAGACTGAGTGGATGCAGAGTGTGGTTATTAGGAGTTATTAGTTATATTAGGAGTTAGTGTGGTTATTATATATTAATCTTGTGGGCAAGAAGGGCATAGAAGGGGTTCAGTGCAACTTGCAGGCTACTTTGCTAATGTCAGGCAAGattaaaggaaacaaaccaTGCTGGAAGAACTTTGCTATTCAGGCTTTAAGAAAGTAAGCAAATTCAGACACCCTCCCTAGCACCACAGGCCTGAGAACTCAGCAGATGTCACTTCTCTGTGCacagagaacaaacagaaaagaacaattGTGTGCAGTCTGTTGAAACTGGCAACCACTCAGTATGTGTCGCATTTTTAGGGGAAGGGGGGCCCTAAGACTCCTTGATTTGAGGGTGAAGGGCTTACATCATAAAATCTGGAGAAAACAGACATGCCCCACTGAGTCAAGATACTCCAGTCCTCATCCCTCTTAAAGAGACTTCATCTGTACTTGTTAAGGTCGCCAGTTTTAGCTGATGATACCTAACTTCCTTCTTCCTGTTCTCTTCTGCATTCAAGTAGGCTGGACAATTCAGTCCTGCTTCTCTAGCCCTCACACCTATGGGGGAAGGCTGACTGAAACAgtctttcagtttttaaagttcattttagGTGGTCTTGACCCCTGCTCTCCTGTCTTTTAACCTGCACTCCATTGGTGCAGAATATGGTAGTGTCAAGTTCACTTGCTCTTAGAAAGGCACCTGGAACTTTTGCTCTCAATttagacacacaaaaaaatcaaatttctgtTGACCCCACATATGAGAGAGTAACCTAGGACCCCCAGTAAAGATGCTCCTAACTCTCCAGGATTGAGGAGGCATAGACCCTGCCAGAGGAATTTCAGATCAGAGGGAAGCTGGGAATTCCTTCCCCACACAACATTAACTCCAGCACACACTTTCTAGTTTCAAGCGTGCTAACTAGAAATGTCATAGAAGTGAGTTACAAATTTCCCAATGCTCTCAAATATATCAGTGCATTTAATACCTCACAGTTGTAATCGTGTGTCTATTCTGTACACTTTACATACATAGGTATGTTTACCTACAAGGTATGTACCAACCAACTTTAACTTGGTACATACCTTGAACTGAAAGATACAGTCTTTCATAAAGTGAGAGCAGGCATTAAACACCAAAGagaatcttaaaatatttggtAAGCAAAATAACATGTATGATCATAAAACAGCCAGACGAAACGGTTACTATTGGCTGGTTGAGTTCAATGAAtgcaaaaatagcttttaaacaGCTTAACTGTTTTGGAATTATGAAGCATATAGAACCCTTCTAGAACTAACTTAAAACTACCCTAGTTTGGCTAGACAGAAAGGACCACAGCATCATTGTAAAGGATTACATTAATTACTGCTACATATATATGACAGAAGTCCTGTAGGAAATAAATTACCTCAGGAGTTGCCTGTATAGAAAACAGATCCTGGTCAACAACTTTAAGGGaatccaaacaaaaaacaaaacagcttcatTCCATCCTGAAATACACATGCCCCTGCCTATAAAGAACACATTTCACTTCTAAGAATCAAAACAATCAactttataataataaatgagtTAATCCATCCAGACAAATTCTTACTCCATTTGCATTTAACACAATAAACTCTTGTTGAGTACatacaacaaaaaacattgaacGAAATTTGTTAAATGACTTAACGTGATTTTGTGCCCTGAATTTGAAGATGATTTTTGGATTGCACTGTTACAGTTAGCAGTAGTTAACCACAGTCATATCACATGAAGAATGAACACTCTACTTCCGAAGAGCAGGGAAAGCAACTATTGAAGAAATGTCATTATTGTGTTATCTgctaaacacagcaaaacaatctGATCCAACATTTTATGTAGACAGTCTGCAggtaattttgaaattatttaactGTTTAACGTAAGAATTAGGTTCAGATTTTGTAAAACAATTTCAAGCTCAGttatcttcttctttcttttcctccaatCTTAACTTTCTCGGCTTTCCAGGCTGAGTGAAGATGCTTTACTGCTTTAAGGCACAAGAGATTGTTTAACGGTGCTAGGAATACGACTGGCATAATAGTCATAATTTCTCAAGGTGGCAAGGACCCCAGCTGAATTCATGTGTTTCACTTCCTTGTTATACTGAAATGAGTTTCCATGGATATCAGTTATCttgcctgaaaacaaaacaaaaacatttcattccAGCAAACAGCAGTTGGAGAGGAATAATCTAATTTGTTAGTATAGTGATATAACTAAAAAACCAAAtcaataagaaaacaaaagccagaCATTCTTTGAGGTACAAGTGCCTGTCTTTAGATGTGAAATACGATGTTTTTGCTGAGTTTGAGCACAACAGTTTTTTATTCACTGAAACCAAATAACTAATcggttgtgttttctttcagcaatACTTCAATTCCTCATgtttcaggaaacagaaaacaacagctcTCTCCTATGGATAAATTACAATGCGTCCCGAGTATTTAATACATTGGCAGTTGACAAGAAGGATAGTAAAATTCTCAGTTCAGATAAAAGCCAGGGCATATCTATAACACAAACTACAGCATAAAATAGAAATACCCCAGCTGGTTTTAAAAGAGTTTGGAGAAATCACTTAGCAAGAGCAACAGAGATTTTAATGCAAGCTAATTTAACCACACGATACCTGCATAACTAGGAGGCTAAATACAGCACTGTGCCGCCCCagattgcttgtttttttgtgctTGAGCTAACCTGTTTAAAGCTATCCCAGTTATCAACGCTATACTGTAGACTACAGAgaagataaataaatcatgCTGTCGTGAAGCCCATATATTTGCTTGACAGAATTcaggagattaaaaaacaatattagCATATACTGGTTATCAATgcaaacaacaggaaaatattataTTCAAATTCTTGTTAGTCAAACTTTTCATAACTTCTCTATCCCATTCCTCCCTAGAAAGGTGAAGTGACTTATTTTGGCTGGAGACCACTAATTTTACTGAATTACATTAATAACTCAATTTTGGAGTTTGTATATCCAAGGAACAACTGCATGATTTAgcctttttttgctgttataaACAATGCAATATCCACATGTTACACAACAACATGTTAGCAATAATGAACTCTTGTGTCTAGTTAGTAGGACAACGTGATTTTACTGTATAGTAGTAGccaatagaaaaaaatgctttgaaaatacaaaaaatagtATACTCAAAATTttggaatttgtttttttcattatttgacTATATTAGTGCGGGGTAAAACAGTAACATAATGCTTTCCTGAGCATAATTTGCTGCCCCTTTGGAGTTACTGTTGATTTCAGAGGGCTCAGCCCCTAGTGAACCATGaccacacacatatatacataatgtaatttttctttccaaaggcatgttttgaaattcttttctttctatgaaaagtataaatgattttaaactgaTGCAGTTTCACTTACTTCAGAGAGGAATTTGAATACTGTTAACTTACCTCCCACAGCATGTAGAATAGCTTCAGGTGCACATGTATCCCACTTCTTGCATCCAGGACTGGCATATACATAAGCAGATGCCTTGCCTTCTATAAGCTGAATGATCTAATATGAAAACAGGGTGGTAATCATTGCAAAGAATCTAGGCATTtagaaacagttaaaaaataacactAGGAAACTGGGATTAGATCAGTTTATTCTGTAAATTGAAAATAAGTACCAGTCCTTTCATGTATTacagaatacatatatattaagaTTTAGAAAGATATACTGTATTACCATCCCAAGTGATCTATTTTGATTGTTATATAAACATTCTGAAGGGTGAAAATCTGCTTTTAGTTCCAGAAACAAGATTCCTTATCTTGTGCAAGTATTACAAAAGTAAAGTGGAAACTCTCTCTGTGTTATCTTACTCTGTGTTATCTTAGACACATTTGGGCCTATGCACATGTTTGAAAAAAGACATTCAAGGGTCTTTTTGACAGCCGTGACAAAAGTAAGCTTTCAAAACTGTGGTACGAGAGTATTCCGTTTGCAAAGAAGGTTTGCAAAGGACATATTACTGCGTACTGCTCCTACATTTATCCTTAGACATGTGTTTCTTACAGGGCTTTTTCTCCAACTATCTAATGTGAACAGCTGGAAAAGTCTAGTTATGATCATACTGAATTCCCATTAGTCATCCtggtcttttctttcctttttagtttctgttctagtaacagaaaagaagggaaagacaGACTTCAGCTATGTCCAGCACGGCCATTGTTACGAATATATCTGTACCAAATTTTGACTCCTTACCCCATGGCAGACTGAGTGCTAGGAAGACAAGTCATgccagggaaggaggaggaagactcCTGTACACTCATGCAGGTAAACAACAGTTTTTCATAATTCTCCTTCTTCCAAAGGTACCACCTCCCAATCAAACCAAAAGATTTGGAGTTTTCATACCTTATTTCCTGCTCCTCCAACTCTGATGACACTGTCTGGGTTCATAGCACTGATGCAGTCATTTACCAGGGCACTGCTGTGAGAACGGGTGGTAACAATGATGTGTTTGCCGGCAGGTGCTTCTGTGAGCTGAAATCCAAAGGCACCTAGGCCCAAGACTCCCCAAATTGTCCTGCCCAATGCAGCATTAGCTCCTGCCTATGGAAAAGGTACACAGGTCCAGATGATGGTTAACCACAACGGTCAGTATTTAAAGGACAAATAGAAAAGAGTAGCTAGAGACATCTTTCCATCTTAGGGAATATAATATTAATACTGGGATATTCATTTAAATGGTGGCACTTAAAAGGAAATACTCTAGAGTCCAGAGCAGAAAATCAGGACACCTCAGATCTCTTTCCCTCTATGGCAATGATGTCATATAACCTTCAGAAGTTCATTTACCATTTCTCATCTGTGAAATTATGGTGAGGCATTATATTCTGCCTCCCTCCACTGATAAACTAATACGTGCATATTTCTCTACTTAATTCTAGTTTCAAGTGTGCTAACTAGAAATGTAATAGAAGTGACAGTTACAAATCACCAAATGCTCTCAAATATATCAATGCATTTAATACCTCATAGTTGTAATATGGCTGGTTAATAACTCCTGCTATTGCTTTGCCTCCATAAGCAATTCCAATGAGAACTGTTACATGGTCAAGGAGACCTGTACAGAAATAATATGAATACAGTTATggctgaaaaagagaaagtattaaaaaaaagtaaaccttCAATAAAAGTCCATGAATCGATATGCAAAGTGGtatcttaaaaatacaaacactaATCAGGATTTTCCAGTGTAAAATGTTTGATTTAGTCAGTTTGCTTCAAGGTCTGCAAAAAACActccaaaaataatttctctagTGTAAGCTATGTTATAATTAATACATAATGAGAAAAGTTTCAAGGTACAACTACACAGCAgcatacagaatcacagaatggcctggtttggaagggaccttaaagcccatccagttccaaccctctgccatggatgggcagggacacctctcaccagaccaggttgcccaaagccccattcagcctggccttgaacactgccagggatggggcatccacagctctctgggcaacctcttcctgtgccttaccaccctctgaATAAAGTATTTAGTCCttatacctaatctaaatctgccctcttttagtttaaagccattctccTTTGTCTTCgtcactccactccctgacaaagagtccctcctttaggtactgaaaaTTTGCTATAAGAATATGATGATATTCTTATAAAACTGGGAGTATAAATTCTTTAATGGTTTCCAAAACCAGCAACTGGATGACAGTTTTACATCTCTCTCCctgaaaatggggaaaaaaaaatctcactaaAAGATTTTATGTTAACCAACTAAAAGATGCAGCAGGAAGCTAGGCCATTTGAATAGTTTGAAGAGGATGATGTAAATGTAATTGAGCATATTCCTGTGCGTACAGGAGATTTAACCCTCCAGTTCAAAGCATGTAAGAAATTGTAAGCTTATTTAACTAAAGAATTTTTAAGACAACCTGCTAGCAATTAAAAGCAGCCCTTTGCtccttgaaataataaaaactggTAGGAACTTGGTAGCCCATCAGGAATATTCAATACTGGTCGGAACTGAAtggaatgattaaaaaaatccatagtACTTACAGAGTACGGAAACAAAATCAGCCTTATGAAACAATATTGTATGCAGCTTCTATCATAAACGTACATGCTACTTTATTGCATTGCTGTAAGTTTTTGAATCTGCAGAACTGAGAAACCAACCTTCAGTGTACTCTTTGGTTCCATCCAAAGGATCAACCCATATTAcaagctgttaaaaaataaaaattaaggaaCAGCGTAAACAAATACAAGTCACGTAATAAACACACAAactatatattttactttagtgtattttatttccttacaaaagacagcaaacaaatacatttaaatttttagCATTATGATATAGGACTGAAGCCTACATTATTAGTATTTTACCAAAAAAAGGTCTTGAAAACTGATTGGAACTTGTCAGCAAATATCTTAACAGAGGTATCAATATTTAAATTGAACATGGAAATGACATTACTTTCTCACGTCCAAAGACAATTTGgttcaaataaatttaaatcaCAAGTTGTAAGAATCAAATTTCCGTTTCCCTTTGTTGCACAATGGGATATCCACCATTTCCAGCTCCAGAGGTGTGATTCTCGAGactgtatttcagttttcagaccaaaaagaaaaattggcaacattaaaataatctttcttctCAATGCATTCTTACTTAAAGTCAGTAACCAGTAAATAGAATAGTGTAAAATATGAAAGCCAACTTATAACATTACCTCTTCCTCTTTAATTCCAGTGTACTGAGCAGGACaagttttcttcagtatttcttcacAGTGTCCATCTTCAATTAATTCCTCATCTACCTCATCAGGGGGTAGTTCCTAATAAAAGGTTTTATTATATTATAGtaattataatattaatataataaatataataaaataaaaataacaattactatattttattttaaaaggtgcTGGACTCTCCTCAATTTGCCTTACGGATTGGCTTGCAACTTACTTGACAAAGCTAATGCAATGGAAAGATAAAATGGGATGGGTatctatgttttttttccaaagaggtATTTCCTTAAACTTGCCAAAGTAAATTCCACTGTGAATTACCACATCCTAAATTGTTAGTAAGAAATAAATCAGGTACTTACTTCTTCTCCTATGATCGTCACCTTGGGAAACTTCCGTGCCAGTGAAGCACAAATGCTCTTTTGTACCAGTCGGTCAGCTTTGGTCTGCAAGTCATTGGCTCCACTCTGTCAAAGAATGGATAGAAACTTAGGTAcgtcaaaacaaaaatagtataACGACTTATATTGCAC
Proteins encoded in this region:
- the BPNT1 gene encoding 3'(2'),5'-bisphosphate nucleotidase 1 — translated: MASPTLLMRVVASAYSVAEKAATIVRNVMATGDLGIVEKSGANDLQTKADRLVQKSICASLARKFPKVTIIGEEELPPDEVDEELIEDGHCEEILKKTCPAQYTGIKEEELVIWVDPLDGTKEYTEGLLDHVTVLIGIAYGGKAIAGVINQPYYNYEAGANAALGRTIWGVLGLGAFGFQLTEAPAGKHIIVTTRSHSSALVNDCISAMNPDSVIRVGGAGNKIIQLIEGKASAYVYASPGCKKWDTCAPEAILHAVGGKITDIHGNSFQYNKEVKHMNSAGVLATLRNYDYYASRIPSTVKQSLVP